One Chromobacterium paludis genomic window carries:
- a CDS encoding baseplate assembly protein produces MSPITTDLPKFINDDPTAIAKEIAAYYQEKAGKQLYPGQVEQLLIDLIAYRESMARAAFNDAGRQNLVAFARAPMLDYLGELVGVTRLSAQRATGKVKLTFPALASDSGMTQVILPVGSKIAGNANVQFQTTAELVATLNAGKQEFTMDVEATVRGDIGNGFQPADLNQLVDDPGVKVDVVGVGVTAGGIDVEDDERLRERIRLAPESFSVAGSVAAYRHHALSATQGVLDVAVVSASNLGKIAPPGDPVQPGEVRLFPLFRGNQPGAGQLDQVKSACSADRVRPLTDKVTVAQPPSFEFQVTAKLQLYAGSDSQQTLQAANASLDAYLAGRADKLGCDIVPSQLVAALSVPGVYQVTLSQPAAAVVVPYFGWSHCTARDIQLDAADLDGVDHD; encoded by the coding sequence ATGAGCCCGATAACGACCGACTTGCCCAAGTTCATCAACGACGATCCGACGGCCATCGCCAAGGAAATCGCCGCCTATTACCAGGAAAAAGCCGGCAAACAGCTGTATCCCGGCCAGGTGGAGCAATTGCTGATCGACCTGATCGCCTACCGCGAAAGCATGGCCCGCGCCGCCTTCAACGACGCCGGCCGGCAAAACCTGGTGGCCTTTGCCCGCGCGCCGATGCTGGACTACCTGGGCGAACTGGTGGGCGTCACCCGGCTCAGCGCGCAGCGCGCCACCGGCAAGGTCAAGCTGACTTTCCCCGCGCTGGCCAGCGATTCGGGCATGACTCAGGTGATTCTGCCCGTCGGCAGCAAGATAGCCGGCAACGCCAATGTGCAGTTCCAGACGACGGCCGAACTGGTGGCGACGCTGAATGCGGGCAAGCAGGAATTCACCATGGACGTGGAAGCCACCGTGCGCGGCGACATCGGCAACGGCTTCCAGCCGGCCGACCTGAACCAGCTGGTGGACGATCCTGGCGTCAAGGTGGACGTGGTCGGCGTTGGCGTTACCGCGGGCGGCATAGACGTGGAGGATGACGAGCGGCTGCGCGAGCGCATCCGCCTGGCGCCGGAGTCGTTCAGCGTGGCCGGCAGCGTGGCGGCCTATCGCCACCACGCGCTGAGCGCCACCCAGGGCGTGCTCGATGTCGCCGTGGTCAGCGCGTCCAACCTGGGCAAGATCGCGCCGCCGGGCGACCCGGTGCAGCCGGGCGAAGTCAGGCTGTTTCCGCTGTTCCGCGGCAACCAGCCGGGGGCGGGGCAGCTGGATCAGGTCAAGAGCGCCTGCAGCGCCGACCGGGTGCGGCCGCTCACCGACAAGGTCACCGTGGCGCAGCCGCCGAGCTTCGAATTTCAGGTAACGGCCAAACTGCAGCTCTACGCCGGCAGCGACAGCCAGCAGACGCTGCAAGCCGCCAACGCCTCGCTGGACGCTTACCTGGCCGGCCGCGCCGACAAGCTGGGCTGCGATATCGTGCCTTCGCAACTGGTGGCCGCGCTGTCCGTGCCGGGCGTGTATCAGGTGACGCTGAGCCAGCCGGCCGCCGCCGTGGTGGTGCCTTACTTCGGCTGGTCCCACTGCACGGCGCGCGACATCCAGCTCGACGCCGCCGACTTGGACGGCGTGGACCATGACTGA
- a CDS encoding GPW/gp25 family protein, whose amino-acid sequence MTKLSEISSLHWQPALQPRAANPGPNGFPDVVENLDDIHQALRIILGTPKGSDPLRPEFGSDLHRYLDYPVDRARPHVVREAVAAIGHPQYGEPRVELVRVLFSVEADGSARLCAQWKLADGVVRETELKL is encoded by the coding sequence ATGACAAAGCTAAGCGAAATCTCCTCCCTGCACTGGCAGCCGGCGCTGCAACCGCGCGCCGCCAACCCCGGCCCCAACGGTTTTCCGGATGTTGTGGAGAACCTGGACGACATCCATCAGGCGCTGCGCATCATCCTGGGCACGCCCAAGGGCAGCGACCCGCTGCGGCCGGAGTTCGGCAGCGATCTGCACCGCTACCTGGACTACCCGGTGGACCGCGCCCGGCCGCATGTGGTGCGCGAGGCGGTGGCCGCCATCGGCCATCCGCAATACGGCGAGCCGCGCGTCGAGCTGGTGCGCGTGCTGTTCAGCGTGGAAGCCGACGGCAGCGCCCGGCTGTGCGCGCAGTGGAAGCTGGCCGATGGCGTGGTCCGCGAGACCGAGCTGAAGCTGTAA
- a CDS encoding phage tail protein I, giving the protein MTERYDRVYPPLLRGDARFGALAELTRRLGAPYADPERAEVQGQFETGELLVYLVDNAQEALLPRLAEQFHVSGDEGWLLASDDAKRRELIKRAIELHRYKGTRWALTEVFRVLGIRIELKEWWEADGSGQAYTFDLTAWANDNLLPGQAVLNPRLYQRLRSMIEQVKPARSAYGFKIGAAFRQPLRWAGVLQGRALNRADAACRPNPAKPLSQPLRLAAALKPRAVMRAYMESNR; this is encoded by the coding sequence ATGACTGAACGCTACGACCGGGTCTATCCGCCCCTGCTGCGCGGCGACGCCCGCTTCGGCGCGCTGGCCGAGCTGACCCGCCGCCTGGGCGCGCCCTACGCCGATCCGGAGCGGGCCGAGGTGCAGGGCCAGTTCGAAACCGGCGAGTTGCTGGTGTACCTGGTGGACAACGCCCAAGAGGCGCTGCTGCCAAGGCTGGCCGAGCAGTTCCACGTGAGCGGCGACGAAGGCTGGCTGCTGGCCAGCGATGACGCCAAGCGGCGCGAGCTGATCAAGCGCGCCATCGAGTTGCACCGTTACAAGGGCACGCGCTGGGCGCTCACGGAAGTGTTCCGCGTGCTGGGCATACGCATCGAGCTGAAAGAGTGGTGGGAGGCCGATGGCTCCGGCCAAGCCTACACCTTCGACCTGACCGCCTGGGCCAATGACAACCTGCTGCCCGGCCAGGCCGTGCTGAACCCGCGGCTGTACCAGCGCCTGCGCAGCATGATCGAGCAGGTCAAGCCGGCGCGCAGCGCTTACGGCTTCAAGATCGGCGCCGCCTTCCGCCAGCCGCTGCGCTGGGCCGGCGTCTTGCAGGGCAGGGCGCTGAACCGCGCCGACGCGGCCTGCCGGCCCAATCCGGCCAAGCCGCTATCGCAACCGCTGCGCCTGGCCGCCGCGCTGAAACCGCGGGCCGTGATGCGCGCTTACATGGAGAGCAATCGATGA
- a CDS encoding phage tail-collar fiber domain-containing protein: MSSTPLIPLILDCGLAAIQLAGHDGVQLRITHIALGDAGYAPDVAQTALKHEIVRYPIADGQSQGPRQLHLTALASDQTEFWVREVAFILENGQPLAIWSDPQQALAYKQANLELLLAFDLALSGVPADSVTVQSTGAGLNLALGEELASLGAAQVDEMTRGLKRDDALRGQQARQDQAEQRLAGHDSRLNGHDAALLTLDQRGQQYRDDLAELATAQAAALIQLQCLTLQRSVLNPK, from the coding sequence ATGAGCAGCACCCCCTTGATCCCGCTGATCCTGGATTGCGGCCTGGCCGCCATCCAGCTGGCCGGCCACGACGGCGTCCAGCTGCGGATCACCCATATCGCGCTGGGCGACGCCGGCTATGCGCCGGATGTGGCGCAAACCGCGCTCAAGCATGAAATCGTCCGCTACCCCATCGCCGACGGCCAGAGCCAGGGGCCGCGCCAGCTGCACCTGACCGCGCTGGCCAGCGACCAGACCGAGTTCTGGGTGCGCGAGGTGGCCTTCATCCTGGAAAACGGCCAGCCGCTGGCCATCTGGTCCGACCCGCAGCAGGCGCTGGCCTACAAGCAGGCCAATCTGGAGCTGCTGCTGGCCTTCGACCTGGCCCTGTCCGGCGTGCCGGCCGACAGCGTGACGGTGCAGTCCACCGGCGCCGGCCTGAACCTGGCGCTGGGCGAGGAGCTGGCCAGCCTGGGCGCGGCGCAAGTGGACGAAATGACGCGCGGCCTCAAGCGCGACGACGCGCTGCGCGGACAGCAGGCGCGCCAGGACCAGGCCGAGCAGCGGCTGGCCGGCCACGACAGCCGCCTGAACGGCCACGACGCCGCCTTGTTAACCCTCGATCAGCGCGGACAGCAGTATCGCGACGATCTGGCCGAACTGGCCACCGCTCAGGCCGCGGCGCTGATCCAGCTGCAATGCCTGACCCTGCAACGCAGTGTTTTGAATCCCAAGTGA
- a CDS encoding phage tail protein I, with the protein MIDTTPNLLAGDDRLAPIAELSRRFQQIALPPFLVYLIDSVQAEWLPALAEQLHVAGDEGWLLARTERQRRDLILQAIALHRRKGTRWALSQVLATLGLNGRISEWFEYQGEPYRFRIDLELSADGLPEATYHALRRMLEQYGNARSLLEGLSLRYTRHDVTPCLASTTEGGELATVYPYATREREQRNALYSVAVAGGAERAAVYPYRQTRWQGGQPLAWGGAPLARETVAVYPFRPALFEGQSPLRWAAGLLCRETVTVPPLGFNAFSKTL; encoded by the coding sequence ATGATCGACACCACCCCCAATCTCTTGGCGGGCGATGATCGGCTTGCGCCCATCGCCGAGCTGAGCCGTCGTTTTCAGCAGATCGCGCTGCCGCCGTTTCTGGTTTACCTGATAGACAGCGTGCAGGCCGAGTGGCTGCCAGCCTTGGCCGAACAGCTGCACGTGGCCGGCGACGAAGGCTGGCTGCTGGCACGCACTGAACGCCAGCGGCGCGACCTGATCCTGCAGGCCATCGCCCTGCACCGGCGCAAGGGCACGCGCTGGGCGCTGAGCCAGGTGCTGGCCACCTTGGGCCTGAACGGCCGCATCAGCGAGTGGTTCGAATACCAGGGCGAACCGTACCGCTTCCGCATTGATCTGGAGCTGTCCGCCGATGGCTTGCCGGAGGCGACCTATCACGCCTTGCGCCGCATGCTGGAGCAGTACGGCAACGCCCGTTCCTTGCTGGAAGGCCTGAGCCTGCGCTACACCCGCCATGATGTGACGCCCTGCCTGGCGTCCACGACCGAAGGCGGCGAGCTGGCCACCGTTTATCCCTATGCCACCCGCGAGCGCGAGCAGCGCAACGCCTTGTATTCCGTCGCCGTTGCGGGCGGCGCGGAGCGCGCCGCCGTCTATCCCTACCGGCAGACCCGCTGGCAGGGCGGGCAGCCCCTGGCCTGGGGCGGCGCGCCTTTGGCGCGGGAAACCGTCGCCGTTTATCCGTTCCGGCCCGCGCTTTTCGAGGGCCAGTCTCCCCTGCGTTGGGCCGCCGGCTTGCTGTGCCGGGAAACCGTCACCGTGCCGCCGCTCGGCTTCAACGCTTTTTCTAAAACTCTTTAA
- a CDS encoding phage tail protein: MSNDFFTILTAVGKNKLAAAATGGAPLKLTQMAVGDGDNGGYYTPSEAQAALKHEVWRAPLNNLATDPQNPNWIIAELVIPDHVGGFTIREVGVFDADGALIAVGKFPESYKPVLADGADKQLYVRLIMEVSNAAAVTLQVDPSVVLATRAAVDQRIAEELAKLDGKPSVRAATTIAIALAGLQTVDGVALQAGDRVLVKNQANGADNGIYVAAAGNWGRSVDANASMEVTPGLFVAVEQGVVNGGAIWQLTAPSPITLGSTPLNFAMLGGNTGVAAGTYRSVTVNARGLVVGGNNPSSADEYGLSADLALPLAALPLPVIGTPDNRLTVTASVVAGQGGAISIPAGVTLALAQEVVAGQNGRVRSFVSSVWTSPALQANAEYYLRAQAGAGGLTIYVQRGQLNDAKPDGLKGSPNGGSGGGFYSTALDICLARVLTGAPGALPTVQRVINRGDNSWAATMNGSGTVYLPFDPFMRTGRISTGIVTPHSSAISSVMHGSAGWTGYAYWYAAPSGQNGSSYITGSSLNWTANTSGVLTSSNVVGDATVSTSTGIFEHMAGKSMWQVLQLEHQIGDLTGANGDEHLMAEATKNLLQADYDSGLAISFANCVNALITWEVVR, encoded by the coding sequence ATGAGCAACGACTTTTTCACGATTCTGACCGCCGTCGGCAAGAACAAGCTGGCGGCGGCGGCCACCGGCGGCGCGCCGCTCAAACTCACCCAGATGGCGGTGGGCGACGGCGACAACGGCGGCTACTACACCCCCAGCGAGGCGCAGGCCGCGCTGAAGCATGAGGTGTGGCGCGCGCCCTTGAACAATCTGGCCACCGACCCGCAAAACCCCAACTGGATCATCGCCGAGCTGGTGATCCCGGACCATGTCGGCGGCTTCACCATCCGCGAAGTGGGCGTGTTCGACGCCGACGGCGCGCTGATCGCTGTCGGCAAATTCCCGGAAAGCTATAAGCCGGTGCTGGCGGACGGCGCCGACAAGCAGCTCTACGTGCGGCTGATCATGGAGGTGAGCAACGCCGCCGCGGTGACGCTGCAGGTGGACCCCAGCGTGGTGCTGGCCACCCGCGCCGCGGTGGATCAGCGCATCGCCGAGGAACTGGCCAAACTGGACGGCAAACCCTCCGTCCGCGCCGCCACAACCATCGCCATCGCGCTGGCAGGTCTGCAGACGGTGGACGGCGTGGCGCTGCAAGCCGGCGACCGCGTGCTGGTGAAGAACCAGGCCAATGGCGCGGACAACGGCATTTACGTGGCCGCCGCCGGCAACTGGGGCCGCAGCGTGGACGCCAACGCCAGCATGGAAGTGACGCCGGGCCTGTTTGTGGCGGTGGAGCAGGGCGTGGTCAACGGCGGGGCGATTTGGCAGTTGACGGCGCCATCGCCGATCACGCTGGGCTCTACGCCGCTGAATTTCGCCATGTTGGGTGGCAATACCGGCGTGGCGGCTGGCACGTATCGCAGCGTCACCGTCAATGCGCGGGGGCTGGTGGTGGGGGGCAATAACCCATCGTCCGCTGATGAGTACGGTTTGAGCGCGGACCTGGCTTTGCCATTGGCGGCCTTGCCCTTGCCGGTAATCGGGACGCCGGATAACCGACTGACCGTGACGGCCTCAGTCGTTGCAGGGCAGGGAGGCGCCATTTCCATACCGGCTGGCGTGACGCTGGCCTTGGCGCAGGAGGTGGTTGCAGGGCAAAACGGCCGTGTTCGCTCGTTTGTCTCTTCTGTGTGGACTAGTCCAGCACTGCAAGCCAATGCCGAATATTACCTACGCGCGCAAGCCGGGGCTGGCGGTTTGACGATCTATGTTCAGCGTGGGCAGTTGAATGATGCGAAGCCGGATGGCTTGAAAGGCAGTCCCAATGGCGGCAGCGGCGGCGGATTTTACTCCACAGCCCTGGACATCTGTCTTGCCCGTGTGTTGACCGGCGCGCCAGGCGCCTTGCCGACAGTGCAGAGGGTGATCAACCGTGGCGACAATAGCTGGGCTGCGACGATGAACGGGAGCGGGACGGTGTATTTGCCGTTCGATCCCTTCATGCGTACCGGACGTATCTCCACTGGCATCGTGACCCCTCATTCATCAGCCATATCTTCCGTGATGCATGGTTCCGCAGGGTGGACTGGATATGCATATTGGTATGCTGCTCCCAGTGGTCAAAATGGTAGTAGCTATATAACTGGCAGTTCTTTGAATTGGACCGCCAATACAAGCGGAGTCCTGACTTCAAGTAATGTTGTGGGCGATGCGACTGTTTCGACGAGTACTGGAATATTTGAGCACATGGCTGGTAAATCCATGTGGCAAGTGCTGCAGTTGGAACATCAGATCGGTGATTTGACTGGCGCCAATGGCGATGAACACTTGATGGCGGAGGCGACTAAGAACCTACTGCAAGCCGACTATGACTCTGGATTGGCTATCAGCTTTGCCAATTGTGTCAATGCTTTGATTACTTGGGAGGTCGTACGATGA